One genomic region from Campylobacter concisus encodes:
- a CDS encoding phosphoribosyltransferase family protein → MFCAFCKSFTLNTFCKICSQILSEPSPIVRELEGFKIYSFYGYSEIKELIHSKHQMHGYFIYKNLAKFAFKKFAKSFSFSEQVYALPIDDRVHFGYSHTAILANALRAKNLKPIFHALHATSKTSYSGRDLQFRQNNPRNFKILKKITAPVILVDDIVTTGTTILEARNTLEKAGVKVLFALVLADAKY, encoded by the coding sequence ATGTTTTGTGCATTTTGCAAGAGCTTTACGCTAAATACATTTTGTAAAATTTGCTCACAAATTTTAAGCGAACCAAGCCCAATAGTAAGAGAACTAGAGGGCTTTAAAATTTACAGCTTTTACGGCTACTCTGAAATAAAAGAACTTATCCACTCCAAGCATCAAATGCACGGATATTTTATATATAAAAACTTAGCCAAATTTGCATTTAAGAAATTTGCCAAAAGTTTTAGCTTTTCGGAGCAAGTCTATGCTCTTCCTATAGATGATAGAGTTCATTTTGGCTACTCACACACGGCTATTTTGGCAAATGCACTAAGGGCTAAAAATCTAAAGCCTATATTTCACGCACTGCATGCAACCAGCAAGACCAGTTATAGTGGTAGGGATTTGCAATTTAGACAAAATAACCCAAGAAATTTTAAAATCCTAAAAAAGATCACTGCTCCAGTTATTTTAGTAGATGATATCGTAACTACTGGCACTACGATACTTGAGGCTAGAAATACTCTAGAAAAAGCTGGCGTAAAAGTACTTTTTGCTCTAGTTTTGGCTGATGCTAAATATTAA
- a CDS encoding YggS family pyridoxal phosphate-dependent enzyme codes for MMIVLKDLLKKIENLSKDVTLIAVSKNVTSAEVRELYAQGQRNFGENRVQELSKKELELQNFTDIKWHMIGRLQNNKINQMISLKPTLWQSCDSFERAVEVDKRLSYKLDTLLQINSADEDTKQGVSVANAAEIYERIQNECKNINLKGVMSIGAHVDEPKEIQKSFELTYKIFESLKPKGAAICSMGMSSDFELAIKCGSNMIRLGTMLYL; via the coding sequence ATGATGATAGTTTTAAAAGATCTACTTAAAAAGATAGAAAATTTAAGCAAAGACGTGACACTAATCGCTGTTAGCAAAAATGTCACAAGTGCCGAAGTAAGAGAGCTTTACGCACAAGGGCAAAGAAATTTTGGCGAAAACAGAGTCCAAGAGCTATCTAAAAAAGAGCTAGAACTGCAAAATTTTACTGATATAAAATGGCATATGATCGGCCGCTTGCAAAATAACAAAATAAATCAAATGATAAGTTTAAAGCCAACACTTTGGCAAAGTTGCGATAGCTTTGAAAGGGCCGTAGAGGTCGATAAAAGACTCAGCTACAAGCTCGATACCTTGCTTCAAATAAACTCGGCTGATGAAGATACAAAGCAAGGTGTAAGCGTAGCAAATGCGGCAGAAATTTATGAGCGTATCCAAAACGAGTGCAAAAATATCAATCTAAAAGGTGTGATGAGTATCGGAGCGCATGTGGATGAGCCAAAAGAGATTCAAAAAAGCTTTGAACTAACTTATAAAATTTTTGAGAGCCTAAAGCCAAAAGGTGCAGCTATATGCTCGATGGGTATGAGTAGTGACTTCGAGCTAGCGATAAAATGCGGCTCAAATATGATCCGCCTTGGCACTATGCTTTATCTATAA
- a CDS encoding YajG family lipoprotein, translated as MNKFKFLAIFGLFVLFLTGCAPSQSVVAFDPYKAAASHQNSGFEAYISAVHDNRKNKSTIATITDSKGTVKEYVVLQNDLATYFSDSLKKELMARGANVNGMGGVVVEIFINEFEANMSGYGTDNTKGNIKITLKIQKGDQSIVKNISNNQTKFELIRTGGAFKPFLTDIINDAVKRTAIAILNS; from the coding sequence ATGAATAAATTTAAATTTTTAGCTATTTTTGGACTTTTTGTTTTGTTTTTAACTGGTTGTGCACCAAGTCAAAGTGTTGTCGCATTTGATCCATATAAGGCTGCTGCTAGCCATCAAAATAGCGGCTTTGAGGCCTATATAAGTGCGGTGCATGACAACCGCAAAAACAAAAGTACCATTGCTACGATCACTGATAGTAAAGGCACTGTAAAAGAATATGTCGTGCTTCAAAACGATCTTGCTACTTATTTTAGCGATTCGCTCAAAAAAGAGCTTATGGCGCGCGGTGCAAATGTAAATGGCATGGGTGGAGTTGTGGTTGAAATTTTTATCAACGAGTTTGAAGCAAATATGAGCGGATACGGCACTGATAATACAAAAGGTAATATTAAGATTACACTTAAGATCCAAAAAGGCGATCAAAGTATCGTTAAAAATATTTCAAATAATCAAACCAAATTTGAGTTGATTCGTACAGGCGGAGCATTTAAGCCATTTTTAACTGATATTATAAACGATGCAGTCAAACGCACAGCAATTGCTATTTTAAATAGCTAA